One stretch of Deltaproteobacteria bacterium DNA includes these proteins:
- a CDS encoding biotin--[acetyl-CoA-carboxylase] ligase: MNLCGHEALRLDLAGHEVLHLVEVDSTNSWLLAREDLLARDGLVVAADRQTHGRGKGGRVWEQGAGGHLFASVVVHAGFLGKNLSSLTLLVGLAVARALIGLHVPDVRLKWPNDVFVKGKKTCGILCESRDIGHGRVVVAGIGVNIAGRIDQFPPDICKKAGTLESLTGRPWDRWKVLEGVLRELDEIREEVKRHGLISLLCEWERHSSSLGAEVAFEGGVGRVVGLDPSGRLLAELPDGRIMTVVSGNIQG, encoded by the coding sequence GTGAACCTCTGCGGTCACGAGGCCTTACGCCTCGACCTTGCCGGGCATGAAGTCCTCCACCTTGTCGAGGTGGATTCCACGAACTCATGGCTCCTCGCCCGGGAGGATCTTCTCGCCCGAGACGGGCTTGTTGTGGCAGCAGATCGCCAGACACACGGAAGGGGAAAGGGGGGCAGGGTCTGGGAGCAGGGGGCAGGCGGCCACCTCTTTGCCTCTGTGGTCGTCCATGCCGGCTTTCTTGGCAAGAACCTGTCGTCCTTGACCCTTCTGGTGGGTCTTGCTGTAGCCCGCGCACTGATAGGCCTCCATGTCCCGGACGTCCGTCTGAAATGGCCGAACGACGTTTTTGTAAAGGGAAAGAAGACCTGCGGGATCCTGTGTGAATCAAGGGATATCGGTCACGGGCGCGTTGTGGTCGCCGGGATCGGCGTAAATATCGCGGGCCGGATCGACCAGTTTCCTCCGGACATCTGCAAAAAGGCCGGGACCCTTGAGTCCCTCACCGGGAGGCCGTGGGACCGATGGAAGGTCCTCGAAGGCGTGCTACGGGAATTGGACGAGATCCGTGAAGAGGTGAAAAGGCATGGGCTTATCTCCCTTCTTTGCGAATGGGAAAGGCATTCCTCTTCCCTCGGGGCGGAGGTCGCCTTCGAGGGGGGAGTTGGAAGGGTAGTTGGCCTCGACCCTTCGGGTCGGCTCCTTGCAGAGCTTCCGGACGGACGGATCATGACCGTCGTTTCCGGAAACATCCAGGGCTGA